From a single Nitrospirota bacterium genomic region:
- a CDS encoding cold-shock protein, with amino-acid sequence METGTVKWFNDSKGFGFITREAGSDVFVHFGDIQDSGFKSLAEGQSVQFDVVDSPKGPKAANVVKL; translated from the coding sequence ATGGAGACAGGTACCGTAAAGTGGTTCAATGATTCCAAGGGTTTTGGATTCATTACCCGTGAAGCAGGCAGCGATGTTTTCGTTCATTTCGGCGACATTCAGGACAGCGGCTTCAAGTCGTTGGCTGAAGGCCAGTCAGTGCAGTTCGACGTTGTCGACTCGCCCAAGGGCCCCAAAGCAGCCAACGTTGTAAAGCTCTAA
- a CDS encoding RNA-binding protein, whose amino-acid sequence MAKKLYVGNLSYNTHEEDLREAFSKIGEVTSATLIVDQADGRSKGFGFVEMATDEDAAKAITAMNGTTFMDRTITVNEARPKTERSGSGGGRGDKRGGYGGGGGRSWR is encoded by the coding sequence ATGGCTAAGAAACTGTACGTAGGGAATTTGTCGTATAACACCCACGAGGAGGATTTGCGGGAGGCTTTCTCGAAGATAGGCGAGGTGACCTCCGCCACGCTGATCGTCGATCAGGCGGACGGCAGGTCCAAGGGATTCGGTTTCGTGGAGATGGCAACGGACGAGGACGCGGCCAAGGCGATCACTGCCATGAACGGCACAACGTTCATGGACCGGACGATCACGGTGAACGAGGCCCGGCCAAAGACTGAGCGCTCTGGTTCCGGCGGCGGCAGAGGCGATAAGCGCGGCGGATACGGCGGCGGAGGAGGCAGATCGTGGAGGTAA